One part of the Gemmatimonadaceae bacterium genome encodes these proteins:
- a CDS encoding GIY-YIG nuclease family protein, producing the protein MPFEPPKIRKLFQSLRGASRFAFPRRRERIQAPDKHGVYIIFSPRGAVLHVGRTLRGKRGLRQRLKNHLHGSSSFTIQYLKGKGSRLRSGYEFSFIEISDARTRALLEAYAVGRLCPKHLGVGESAA; encoded by the coding sequence ATGCCATTCGAGCCACCTAAAATTCGTAAGCTGTTCCAGTCCCTTCGCGGAGCGTCGCGATTTGCCTTTCCCAGGCGGCGCGAACGCATCCAAGCGCCGGACAAGCACGGTGTCTACATCATCTTCTCTCCAAGGGGTGCGGTGCTACACGTGGGTCGTACGTTGCGCGGCAAACGTGGTCTTCGCCAGCGCCTGAAGAACCATCTGCATGGCTCATCTTCCTTCACGATCCAGTATCTGAAAGGCAAGGGATCGCGACTTCGGAGCGGGTATGAGTTCTCGTTCATCGAGATCTCGGACGCCCGCACGCGCGCGCTCCTCGAGGCGTATGCTGTCGGGCGCCTCTGCCCCAAGCATCTCGGCGTAGGCGAGAGCGCTGCCTAA